The Fusibacter sp. A1 genome has a segment encoding these proteins:
- the tnpB gene encoding IS66 family insertion sequence element accessory protein TnpB (TnpB, as the term is used for proteins encoded by IS66 family insertion elements, is considered an accessory protein, since TnpC, encoded by a neighboring gene, is a DDE family transposase.) — MINRFEIEKVHLALGATDLRKSIDGLSLIVLHVLKLDPFSTHLFAFCNKRQNLIKVLVWDNNGFWIHYKRLESGSFKWPPIGLGTSVSISQRQFHWLLDGLTISQESAHKASKERILI, encoded by the coding sequence ATGATTAACCGTTTTGAGATTGAAAAAGTTCATTTAGCACTTGGCGCAACAGATCTTAGAAAGAGCATTGATGGTTTGTCCCTCATAGTGCTCCATGTCCTAAAACTTGATCCGTTTTCAACACATCTTTTTGCCTTTTGCAACAAAAGACAAAATTTGATTAAAGTTTTAGTATGGGATAACAACGGTTTTTGGATTCATTATAAACGTCTAGAGAGTGGCTCCTTTAAGTGGCCTCCTATCGGTTTAGGCACCTCTGTCTCCATCAGCCAAAGACAATTTCATTGGCTTTTAGATGGTTTAACTATCTCTCAAGAAAGTGCCCACAAGGCCTCAAAAGAACGCATTCTAATCTGA
- a CDS encoding IS66 family transposase, with the protein MDKTTEALREKQNTGELDDLVNENAKLQHELEIANAKLKWYEEQFRLNATKRFGKSSDTVPAEQLSFFNEAEITVSKNAEELTLETITYKRKQKRGTNKDSFKDLPVERIIYELADGEKACETCHTSISEISEETRRELKIIPAKVCIVEHIRKVYTCKTCQQTGEKTPIVTAKMPAPVIAGSFASPSLVAYLMYQKYAAALPLDRQEKSFNDFGIELSKQNMANWIIKSSDLWLEPLYDTMRRHLIRETFVQADETPMRVLTKDGKPTDSKAYMWLYRTGKYGKPLVMYEYQPSRAGKHAKAFLEGFSGHLQTDDFSGYNSVENVTRVGCLAHARRYFTDAIKALPKEAKIESTHAHEALEFFKVIFTLESEYQKLNLSAKDLLEARIKALKPEFEAYLAWLHKTSPQVVPKGKLGKAIHYSLSNWELLTNIFEDGQCELSNNRAEQLIKKFVIGRKNYLFCKGPQGAKSSAIIYSIIETAKLNGLNPFNYLTYLFEELPNTRLENDLSLEHLLPWSNQLPESCHGTLNSKNE; encoded by the coding sequence ATGGATAAAACAACTGAAGCACTTAGGGAAAAACAGAATACAGGTGAGCTGGATGACCTCGTAAACGAGAATGCCAAGCTACAACATGAACTCGAAATTGCCAATGCCAAACTCAAATGGTATGAAGAACAATTCCGTTTGAATGCAACAAAGCGCTTTGGTAAATCAAGTGATACTGTACCGGCTGAGCAGCTTTCTTTTTTTAACGAAGCTGAAATTACTGTGTCAAAAAACGCTGAAGAGCTAACACTTGAAACCATTACGTATAAACGCAAACAAAAACGCGGTACAAATAAAGATTCCTTTAAAGATCTTCCTGTAGAACGTATTATTTATGAACTTGCAGATGGAGAAAAAGCATGTGAAACTTGTCATACCTCCATCAGTGAAATTTCGGAAGAAACTAGAAGAGAACTTAAGATTATCCCAGCAAAAGTTTGCATTGTTGAACACATCCGAAAGGTCTATACGTGTAAAACTTGTCAACAAACAGGTGAAAAAACACCAATTGTTACTGCAAAAATGCCTGCGCCAGTCATAGCTGGGAGTTTTGCCTCACCTAGCCTAGTGGCATACTTAATGTATCAAAAATACGCCGCTGCATTGCCTCTTGACCGACAAGAAAAAAGCTTTAATGATTTTGGCATTGAACTCTCAAAACAAAATATGGCTAACTGGATTATTAAGAGTTCAGACCTTTGGTTGGAACCCTTGTATGATACGATGAGGCGTCATTTGATAAGAGAGACTTTTGTTCAGGCTGACGAAACGCCAATGCGCGTACTGACAAAAGACGGAAAACCGACAGATTCCAAAGCTTACATGTGGCTGTATCGAACAGGAAAGTATGGTAAACCTTTAGTTATGTATGAATACCAGCCTTCAAGAGCAGGCAAACATGCTAAAGCTTTCCTAGAAGGCTTCAGTGGGCACCTCCAAACGGATGACTTTTCTGGATATAACTCTGTTGAAAATGTGACTCGAGTAGGCTGTCTAGCACATGCAAGGCGATACTTTACTGATGCGATAAAAGCGCTTCCAAAAGAAGCTAAAATCGAATCAACTCATGCACATGAAGCACTTGAGTTTTTCAAAGTGATTTTTACGCTAGAATCAGAGTATCAAAAACTAAACTTGTCAGCCAAAGACCTCCTTGAAGCACGTATTAAAGCATTAAAGCCTGAATTTGAGGCTTATTTGGCATGGCTTCATAAAACGTCACCTCAAGTTGTTCCTAAAGGCAAACTAGGTAAAGCTATTCACTACAGCTTATCAAACTGGGAACTCCTCACAAATATATTTGAAGATGGACAGTGTGAACTTTCGAATAATCGGGCTGAACAACTCATTAAGAAATTTGTGATTGGACGTAAAAATTACTTGTTTTGTAAAGGACCACAAGGTGCTAAATCAAGTGCAATCATCTATAGCATCATCGAGACTGCTAAGTTAAACGGTTTGAACCCATTTAACTATCTGACCTATTTGTTTGAAGAACTGCCAAACACAAGATTGGAAAATGATTTATCCTTGGAGCATTTGTTACCTTGGTCAAATCAGTTGCCTGAATCATGTCATGGTACTCTGAATTCTAAAAATGAATAA
- a CDS encoding HD domain-containing phosphohydrolase, producing the protein MIESKYKTPDLILDIYSEFGQIGIWYCDKITGEEEISEEWASMLGYQACELNPMSDKKFAELIHPEDLERSEPIIHAFYSGQRLTYENEFRLKHKDGYYFWVSSKAKIYSWQENRPKLVIGTHVNIDRQMKMQEKLKTQTHSIVAAFSKVIELKDMYTKSHLENVANISVKIGRYMNLSDLNLECLYIAGHLHDLGKVQIPKEILNKTGKLTADEYEIVKKHSNDAFVILKEFDFGFPLATIVRQHHERIDGSGYPDGLRKSEILIESQIIAVADTIDAMLTDRPYRSKRSIEEVIETLISSKNIEFDASVVNAALSYLNYLR; encoded by the coding sequence ATGATAGAATCCAAATATAAAACACCAGACTTAATATTAGATATTTATTCAGAGTTTGGACAGATTGGAATATGGTATTGTGATAAGATTACTGGTGAGGAAGAAATATCAGAGGAATGGGCATCGATGTTAGGCTATCAAGCATGTGAGCTGAATCCTATGAGTGATAAGAAATTTGCCGAACTAATTCATCCCGAGGATTTGGAAAGAAGTGAACCAATCATTCATGCATTTTACTCAGGGCAAAGACTTACCTATGAGAATGAATTTAGATTGAAGCATAAAGATGGCTATTATTTTTGGGTATCTTCAAAGGCAAAGATATATTCATGGCAAGAGAACAGACCTAAATTAGTAATAGGTACTCATGTAAATATAGATCGTCAAATGAAAATGCAGGAAAAGCTGAAAACCCAGACGCATTCTATAGTAGCTGCTTTTTCAAAAGTTATTGAATTAAAAGATATGTACACAAAAAGTCACTTGGAGAATGTTGCAAACATATCAGTTAAAATTGGTAGATACATGAACTTGTCGGACTTAAATTTGGAATGCCTATATATCGCAGGTCACTTACATGATTTAGGAAAGGTACAAATTCCAAAAGAGATTTTGAATAAGACAGGAAAATTAACTGCTGATGAATATGAGATTGTAAAAAAACACTCAAATGATGCTTTTGTTATACTTAAAGAATTTGATTTTGGATTCCCATTAGCAACCATAGTGAGGCAACATCATGAGCGTATAGATGGCAGTGGATATCCTGATGGACTAAGGAAATCTGAAATTTTAATAGAGTCACAAATTATTGCTGTTGCTGATACAATTGATGCGATGTTAACGGATAGACCCTATAGATCTAAACGAAGTATTGAAGAAGTCATTGAAACCTTAATTTCTTCAAAGAATATTGAATTTGATGCTTCTGTAGTTAATGCTGCATTAAGTTACTTAAACTATCTTAGATAA
- a CDS encoding methyl-accepting chemotaxis protein, with amino-acid sequence MVDIPYSEITRQYKLYQDGVKTEEEAQNDALRAIENYRYSEVEYFWVHDHETGIMLMHPIATALNGTDATGLKDPDGVFLFQEMIKVVKKDGEGVVRYQWPKPNEDPEKSFPKISFVKGFDEWNWTAGTGIYVDDLEEIKQEIFTQVVIFSLLIIAVSVGFILLIVIPLNSTLKAIIKSTEQYKELDFTSQIDVNSKDELGMISDAFNKVRSGLRELLSSMINTSKELSEESLNMLKDMQVLGENMSKTKDSTVEITGVIENTTQSTQNVALTIAEIQDAISEVAEKASEGAMKATDINSKAIKLKTDAVKSSSNANDIYLNVKSRLQTAIERATEVEKISSLLDGILSITSQTNLLALNASIEAARAGEAGKGFAVVASEVGTLASESENLVENIKVTVSDIQNSVHQLIDDSNGILNFIEDNVLKDYDKLSDISDQYNQDADIFSNIMLELSAISEELTGSINTISVNMDSVKESSIIEAHGVEDILEMTKSVTEKTQHVDSIIKENIKLVKALDELINKFKI; translated from the coding sequence TTGGTTGATATTCCATATTCAGAGATCACTCGCCAATACAAGCTCTACCAAGATGGAGTGAAGACCGAGGAAGAAGCACAAAATGATGCCTTAAGAGCCATAGAGAATTATAGATATTCAGAAGTTGAATACTTTTGGGTACACGACCATGAAACAGGCATCATGCTCATGCACCCCATTGCAACAGCCCTAAACGGCACAGATGCAACTGGACTTAAAGACCCAGACGGCGTCTTTCTGTTCCAGGAAATGATTAAAGTTGTCAAAAAAGACGGTGAAGGTGTTGTAAGGTACCAGTGGCCAAAGCCTAATGAGGATCCCGAAAAATCCTTTCCTAAGATCTCCTTTGTCAAGGGGTTTGATGAATGGAACTGGACAGCTGGAACAGGAATCTACGTAGACGACTTAGAGGAAATCAAGCAAGAGATATTCACTCAGGTGGTAATCTTTTCATTGCTAATCATTGCTGTATCCGTAGGTTTCATTTTGCTAATCGTCATACCGCTTAATAGCACTTTGAAGGCGATCATAAAAAGTACAGAACAGTATAAGGAGCTAGACTTTACAAGTCAGATAGATGTCAACTCAAAAGATGAGCTTGGAATGATTTCTGACGCCTTTAACAAAGTACGTAGTGGACTTCGAGAGTTACTATCAAGTATGATTAATACATCCAAGGAATTATCTGAAGAATCCCTAAACATGCTCAAAGACATGCAGGTTCTTGGCGAGAACATGAGTAAAACTAAGGACTCCACAGTTGAAATTACCGGCGTTATTGAAAATACGACTCAATCTACTCAAAATGTCGCCCTTACCATAGCTGAAATTCAGGATGCCATCTCAGAAGTTGCTGAAAAGGCTTCTGAAGGCGCGATGAAGGCGACCGATATCAATAGCAAAGCTATTAAACTAAAAACAGATGCGGTCAAGTCCAGTAGCAACGCCAATGATATCTACTTAAATGTTAAAAGTCGTTTGCAAACAGCCATAGAACGGGCAACCGAGGTTGAAAAAATCAGTAGCCTCCTAGATGGCATACTGAGCATTACCTCTCAAACCAACTTGTTAGCCCTTAATGCATCAATTGAAGCTGCTAGAGCTGGAGAAGCTGGTAAAGGTTTTGCAGTTGTAGCAAGTGAAGTCGGCACTCTTGCATCAGAATCAGAAAACTTAGTTGAAAATATCAAAGTCACCGTTTCAGACATTCAAAATTCAGTCCACCAACTCATTGACGATTCAAATGGCATATTGAACTTTATTGAAGACAATGTACTTAAAGATTATGACAAGTTATCAGATATCAGCGACCAATACAACCAAGACGCCGATATATTTAGCAATATCATGTTAGAACTCAGTGCTATTTCTGAGGAACTGACAGGCTCTATCAATACAATTTCAGTAAATATGGACTCAGTAAAAGAGTCATCCATCATTGAAGCACATGGTGTAGAAGATATACTTGAAATGACCAAGTCCGTTACAGAAAAGACCCAGCACGTCGACAGTATTATTAAAGAAAACATCAAGTTGGTTAAGGCCCTAGATGAATTGATCAACAAGTTTAAAATCTAG
- a CDS encoding helix-turn-helix domain-containing protein yields the protein MIEKVQGESMTYESIRIGQPLATLRKRKGMSQDEVANYLKVTRQAISKWERNEALPDLQNMKMLSDLLEFSVDDLINGLILADAELVEGVATLTFIERVRESFGRSAETSNWLAEVLGATIGLVSVPIFIILLYMKVSFLLSVLVFFLVPPAYYVGKCIPVITDYLRTTDHIEGNEEW from the coding sequence ATGATTGAAAAAGTTCAAGGAGAATCTATGACTTACGAATCTATTAGAATTGGGCAACCGCTTGCTACATTAAGAAAAAGAAAAGGCATGTCACAGGACGAGGTGGCAAATTATTTGAAGGTGACTAGGCAAGCCATCTCAAAATGGGAAAGAAATGAAGCTTTACCGGATTTACAGAATATGAAAATGCTTTCAGATTTATTGGAGTTCTCAGTGGATGACTTGATTAACGGCTTGATTTTGGCCGATGCTGAATTAGTAGAGGGTGTAGCCACACTGACCTTCATAGAAAGGGTTCGAGAGTCTTTCGGACGCAGTGCGGAAACTTCTAATTGGTTGGCCGAGGTATTAGGGGCTACTATAGGCTTGGTTTCGGTTCCTATTTTCATCATACTACTTTATATGAAAGTGTCATTCCTCTTATCGGTCTTGGTCTTTTTCTTAGTTCCACCTGCGTATTATGTTGGAAAATGCATACCTGTCATTACGGATTATCTAAGAACTACTGATCATATTGAAGGTAATGAAGAATGGTAA
- a CDS encoding CPBP family intramembrane glutamic endopeptidase, translating to MNKKNVLIYTGIAFAWSYSLWLTAIGIALNSQMKIYLNEGFVEALYSNVLTGKVAIISVIALLASLGPLVGAGVVSLIDPVFKEEFKQRLFIYKSSKPYLHVIGIFLAIGFIPAIPLIFIEGFTSTPISTILLYLITFFLIQLVTSGTEEFGWRGLMLPEFLKENDVWTASFKTGLVWAVWHTPIVMYIFYLQGMPMFAMLFSFVGFSVGIVAMSVVHSYFFIKTKSVLFSVFLHATSNTIPLIAGMLILDSYKTAVFAQLLIWGVIFMIMKRNPEMFPKTKKS from the coding sequence ATGAATAAAAAGAACGTATTGATTTATACAGGTATTGCATTTGCATGGTCTTATAGCTTGTGGCTTACAGCGATAGGAATAGCTCTAAATAGCCAAATGAAAATCTATTTGAACGAAGGATTTGTTGAAGCCCTTTATTCCAATGTCTTAACAGGCAAGGTGGCGATAATCTCTGTCATAGCCTTGTTGGCCTCACTTGGTCCATTAGTTGGTGCAGGTGTAGTTTCTCTTATTGATCCAGTGTTTAAAGAGGAATTTAAGCAAAGGTTGTTCATCTATAAATCTAGTAAACCCTATCTTCATGTGATTGGCATATTTTTAGCAATAGGATTTATTCCAGCCATACCGCTTATCTTCATTGAAGGTTTTACTTCAACGCCGATCAGTACTATTTTACTCTACCTAATAACGTTTTTCCTAATACAGCTAGTGACTTCAGGTACAGAAGAATTTGGCTGGCGTGGCTTGATGTTGCCCGAGTTTTTAAAAGAAAACGATGTATGGACAGCAAGTTTTAAAACAGGGCTAGTTTGGGCTGTATGGCACACGCCAATAGTCATGTATATCTTCTATCTACAGGGAATGCCAATGTTTGCAATGCTCTTTTCATTTGTAGGGTTTAGTGTCGGTATTGTAGCAATGTCGGTTGTGCATAGTTACTTCTTTATTAAAACCAAGAGTGTTTTGTTTTCAGTTTTTTTACATGCGACAAGCAATACAATACCACTGATAGCAGGAATGCTGATACTCGATTCGTATAAAACCGCTGTATTTGCTCAACTCTTAATTTGGGGTGTTATTTTTATGATAATGAAAAGGAATCCCGAGATGTTCCCAAAGACAAAAAAGTCCTAG
- a CDS encoding class I SAM-dependent methyltransferase: MIQDSSTHSWNVISEEWCEIAPIDETRQYFIMPYMLRLMGDVSGKRILDLGCGEGGFSRELTRRGAQVVGIDCAAYSIEFAKKQSLEEGLGIQYYTKNSSDLDGIESCDFDIVLCSMMLMDCEDLDGTIKEISRVLKPKGKLFASVLHPCFTGKNIGREGKGIDRKVIVEDYFNPAVYNQTLPGGNIEVVWRHRTLEEYVKPFVKHGLNITDLNEARPTREEADKSVPIAWLNKIPLFLYWVVEK; encoded by the coding sequence ATGATACAAGATAGCTCTACTCATAGTTGGAATGTTATTAGTGAAGAATGGTGTGAAATAGCACCCATTGATGAAACAAGACAATATTTTATTATGCCATATATGCTCAGGTTAATGGGAGATGTTTCTGGTAAAAGGATATTGGATCTTGGCTGCGGTGAAGGTGGCTTCTCTCGAGAACTTACCCGTAGGGGTGCGCAAGTTGTTGGAATTGACTGTGCTGCCTATTCCATTGAATTCGCAAAGAAACAATCACTAGAAGAAGGACTAGGCATACAATACTATACAAAGAACAGCAGTGATCTTGATGGAATTGAAAGTTGTGATTTTGATATCGTATTATGTTCAATGATGTTAATGGACTGTGAAGACCTAGATGGAACAATCAAAGAAATCAGTAGAGTATTAAAGCCTAAGGGTAAGTTATTTGCAAGTGTGTTGCATCCTTGTTTTACAGGCAAGAATATTGGAAGAGAAGGTAAAGGAATTGACAGAAAAGTAATAGTTGAAGACTACTTTAATCCAGCAGTATATAATCAAACATTGCCGGGTGGCAATATTGAAGTTGTTTGGAGACATCGAACACTAGAAGAGTATGTGAAGCCTTTTGTGAAACATGGTTTAAATATTACTGACTTAAATGAAGCTCGTCCGACGAGAGAAGAAGCGGATAAATCTGTTCCTATTGCATGGTTGAATAAGATACCACTGTTTCTTTATTGGGTTGTGGAAAAGTAA